The proteins below are encoded in one region of Candidatus Bathyarchaeota archaeon:
- a CDS encoding YihY/virulence factor BrkB family protein, with amino-acid sequence MNKKDLIIIFKQALKEWLKDNSPLRAGALTFFIILPLPTLLLIILTIFEQFYGQPQSINLLIQQITAFAGPAVANLFSQLLENAASPFSSFLSSLFLILFTLIGAVGAFATLRDSIDLIWDVKRPKKQKLLYSIREKIGPFFLVSALGLLVIGWAGVATALFSIIRLFSINQTLTLITITTLQIFLSFALSTLLFAIIYKMLPQAKVEWRDVVLAAVSTGIAFTVVNYILGTYIQTFTVTTIIGAAGSLMIILLWIFILNQIVLFGAEISRVYALTFGSQRKKEPTSQEKQQSQQQPEKKSAQSIEIDLKITTPTKQPKNQQ; translated from the coding sequence ATGAACAAAAAAGACTTAATCATCATATTCAAACAAGCCCTAAAAGAATGGCTAAAAGACAACTCACCCCTCAGAGCAGGTGCCCTAACCTTTTTCATAATCCTACCCCTACCAACACTCCTACTAATAATCCTAACCATCTTCGAACAATTCTACGGCCAACCCCAATCTATCAACCTACTCATCCAACAAATAACTGCCTTCGCAGGACCCGCGGTCGCAAACCTTTTTAGTCAACTCCTCGAAAACGCCGCCTCACCCTTCTCATCCTTTCTTAGCTCCTTGTTTCTGATTCTTTTCACCTTAATTGGAGCAGTTGGTGCCTTTGCAACCCTGCGAGACAGCATTGATCTGATTTGGGATGTTAAACGTCCTAAAAAACAAAAACTACTATACAGTATACGCGAAAAAATCGGTCCATTCTTTCTGGTTTCTGCTCTTGGGTTGCTTGTTATTGGATGGGCGGGAGTTGCCACAGCATTATTTAGCATCATAAGATTATTCTCCATCAACCAAACCTTAACCTTAATCACCATAACCACCCTGCAAATTTTCCTGTCCTTTGCCCTCTCAACGCTACTCTTTGCCATAATCTACAAAATGCTCCCGCAGGCAAAAGTAGAATGGCGCGATGTTGTGCTGGCTGCAGTCTCAACTGGCATAGCCTTTACTGTGGTCAACTACATTTTAGGGACCTACATCCAAACCTTTACGGTAACTACTATAATTGGGGCAGCAGGGTCACTGATGATTATTCTTCTTTGGATTTTTATTCTCAACCAAATTGTGCTTTTCGGGGCAGAAATCTCAAGAGTTTATGCCTTAACCTTTGGTTCACAACGCAAAAAAGAACCTACATCACAAGAAAAACAGCAATCACAACAGCAACCCGAAAAGAAATCCGCACAAAGTATCGAGATAGACCTAAAAATCACTACACCCACAAAACAGCCAAAAAACCAACAGTAA